In the genome of Cryptomeria japonica chromosome 8, Sugi_1.0, whole genome shotgun sequence, one region contains:
- the LOC131048361 gene encoding E3 ubiquitin-protein ligase RZF1 isoform X1 produces the protein MGSRPSSTGYWCYQCNRLIRLASNRTPLVCPLCTGEFLEEVEEGPRAQLLEAISYEGDADRRPSAVQLIEAVSNLLNQYNDHRREEDGGFRPVIFVRGGQRGRDDNGGNGGGMGFILGTGSGIRGLPANIGDYFVGSDFDRLIEQLTQNDRCGPPPAPTSAVDAMPTVRVTRDHLRSNPNCPVCTEPFEMGGNVREMPCKHIFHSECIVPWLTQHNSCPICRQALPTEEPADNRQQQPTDNRQQQPTDNSHQHPADNRQQHPADNGQQQPRSTARGAAPVDATTSAIPVAGHGIRLAFRRLCCSDGSGGRNGNSRNSSVAIRSLAGGRVANANNNSIINPTRDNRAHHGSSGHNQGRRSFFNFNWWPFRSSNPNPQGGSTE, from the exons ATGGGTTCTAGACCTAGTTCTACTGGCTACTGGTGCTATCAGTGCAATCGTTTGATTCGATTGGCCTCAAATAGGACGCCCTTGGTTTGCCCTCTTTGTACTGGTGAATTTCTAGAGGAAGTCGAAGAGGGGCCTAGGGCTCAGCTGCTGGAGGCCATTTCATATGAAGGGGACGCAGATAGAAGGCCCTCTGCTGTTCAGTTAATAGAGGCCGTATCCAACTTGCTCAATCAGTATAATGACCACAGAAGGGAAGAGGATGGTGGTTTCAGGCCTGTGATCTTTGTCAGAGGTGGTCAGAGGGGTAGGGACGATAATGGTGGTAATGGTGGCGGTATGGGGTTTATATTGGGCACTGGAtcagggattaggggtttgcctgcTAACATTGGGGATTACTTTGTGGGGTCTGATTTTGATCGCCTCATTGAACAATTGACACAGAATGACAGGTGTGGACCGCCCCCTGCTCCTACAAGTGCTGTGGATGCCATGCCTACAGTTAGGGTAACTAGAGACCATCTTCGATCCAATCCCAACTGCCCTGTTTGCACCGAACCATTTGAGATGGGTGGCAATGTCAGAGAAATGCCCTGCAAGCACATTTTTCATTCGGAGTGTATTGTACCTTGGCTGACCCAGCATAATTCATGTCCGATTTGTCGTCAGGCGCTGCCGACTGAAGAGCCTGCTGATAACAGACAGCAACAGCCTACTGATAACAGACAGCAACAGCCTACTGATAATAGTCATCAACATCCTGCTGATAATAGACAGCAACATCCTGCTGATAATGGACAGCAACAGCCTAGATCAACGGCCAGAGGTGCCGCACCGGTTGATGCCACAACTTCAGCTATACCAGTTGCCGGACACG GCATTAGGCTTGCTTTTAGAAGGCTATGTTGCAGTGATGGATCAGGTGGACGGAATGGCAATTCAAGGAACTCATCTGTTGCAATTCGTTCTCTTGCAGGTGGGAGGGTTGCTAATGCCAATAATAATTCCATCATTAACCCAACCAGGGATAACAGAGCTCATCATGGTAGTAGTGGACACAATCAAGGCAGGCGCAGTTTCTTCAACTTTAATTGGTGGCCTTTTCGATCGTCAAACCCCAATCCACAAG GTGGTTCAACTGAATAA
- the LOC131048361 gene encoding probable E3 ubiquitin-protein ligase RHC1A isoform X2 — MGSRPSSTGYWCYQCNRLIRLASNRTPLVCPLCTGEFLEEVEEGPRAQLLEAISYEGDADRRPSAVQLIEAVSNLLNQYNDHRREEDGGFRPVIFVRGGQRGRDDNGGNGGGMGFILGTGSGIRGLPANIGDYFVGSDFDRLIEQLTQNDRCGPPPAPTSAVDAMPTVRVTRDHLRSNPNCPVCTEPFEMGGNVREMPCKHIFHSECIVPWLTQHNSCPICRQALPTEEPADNRQQQPTDNRQQQPTDNSHQHPADNRQQHPADNGQQQPRSTARGAAPVDATTSAIPVAGHGGRVANANNNSIINPTRDNRAHHGSSGHNQGRRSFFNFNWWPFRSSNPNPQGGSTE, encoded by the exons ATGGGTTCTAGACCTAGTTCTACTGGCTACTGGTGCTATCAGTGCAATCGTTTGATTCGATTGGCCTCAAATAGGACGCCCTTGGTTTGCCCTCTTTGTACTGGTGAATTTCTAGAGGAAGTCGAAGAGGGGCCTAGGGCTCAGCTGCTGGAGGCCATTTCATATGAAGGGGACGCAGATAGAAGGCCCTCTGCTGTTCAGTTAATAGAGGCCGTATCCAACTTGCTCAATCAGTATAATGACCACAGAAGGGAAGAGGATGGTGGTTTCAGGCCTGTGATCTTTGTCAGAGGTGGTCAGAGGGGTAGGGACGATAATGGTGGTAATGGTGGCGGTATGGGGTTTATATTGGGCACTGGAtcagggattaggggtttgcctgcTAACATTGGGGATTACTTTGTGGGGTCTGATTTTGATCGCCTCATTGAACAATTGACACAGAATGACAGGTGTGGACCGCCCCCTGCTCCTACAAGTGCTGTGGATGCCATGCCTACAGTTAGGGTAACTAGAGACCATCTTCGATCCAATCCCAACTGCCCTGTTTGCACCGAACCATTTGAGATGGGTGGCAATGTCAGAGAAATGCCCTGCAAGCACATTTTTCATTCGGAGTGTATTGTACCTTGGCTGACCCAGCATAATTCATGTCCGATTTGTCGTCAGGCGCTGCCGACTGAAGAGCCTGCTGATAACAGACAGCAACAGCCTACTGATAACAGACAGCAACAGCCTACTGATAATAGTCATCAACATCCTGCTGATAATAGACAGCAACATCCTGCTGATAATGGACAGCAACAGCCTAGATCAACGGCCAGAGGTGCCGCACCGGTTGATGCCACAACTTCAGCTATACCAGTTGCCGGACACG GTGGGAGGGTTGCTAATGCCAATAATAATTCCATCATTAACCCAACCAGGGATAACAGAGCTCATCATGGTAGTAGTGGACACAATCAAGGCAGGCGCAGTTTCTTCAACTTTAATTGGTGGCCTTTTCGATCGTCAAACCCCAATCCACAAG GTGGTTCAACTGAATAA